In Tripterygium wilfordii isolate XIE 37 chromosome 23, ASM1340144v1, whole genome shotgun sequence, one genomic interval encodes:
- the LOC119992844 gene encoding glutaredoxin-C4-like, producing the protein MASSVASFVFFSLILAYLVEASNPEAAFVKKTISSHKIVIFSKSYCPYCRRAKAVFKELKQSPHVVELDERDDGQDIQDALSKIVGRRTVPQVFINGKHIGGSDDTIDAHESGELAKLLGISVESNDDL; encoded by the exons ATGGCGTCGAGCGTCGCATCGTTCGTTTTCTTCTCTCTGATACTGGCGTATCTTGTTGAAGCATCCAACCCTGAAGCCGCATTTGTCAAGAAGACAATCTCTTCTCACAAGATCGTTATTTTCTCCAAGTCTTATTGCCC GTACTGTAGGAGGGCTAAAGCTGTTTTTAAAGAATTGAAACAATCACCACATGTAGTTGAGCTTGATGAGAGAG ATGATGGCCAAGACATTCAGGATGCACTAAGTAAAATCGTTGGAAGACGGACTGTACCACAAGTTTTCATAAATGGAAAGCATATTGGTGGCTCTGATG ATACCATTGATGCACACGAAAGTGGAGAACTGGCTAAGCTTCTAGGCATTTCTGTTGAGAGTAACGATGATCTTTGA